The region CGCACCTGGGCGCGGCGTGGTCCACGGGCAACCTGCTCTCGGTCGTGACGGCGGGCGCGACCGTGATCTTCTCCTCGCTGGTCACGCTCGTGATGGGCGCTTCGCTCGTGGTTTGCCTGCTGGCGCTGTTCTGCGTGACCTACGCGCAGGTGATCTGGGCGCAGGTCGCCATCGCCATCGCGATCCTGCTCGGTCCGGTGTTCATCGCGTTCCTGCTCTTCGAGCCGCTCTCGTTCCTGTTCTGGGGATGGTTCCGGACGCTCATGGTCTACACGCTCTACGGCGTCGTGGCCGGTGCGGTGCTCAGGGTCTTCATGGGCGTCGGCATGGGCTACATCACGACCTACGCCGATGCCCTGATGGGCACCGGCACGGCGGACCCGTTCGAGCTCTGGCTCTGGGCCGTCGTCCTCATGCCGCTCGTCGTCTCCGGCCTCATGGCCGGGCTCAAGGTCGGCGAACTCGCCTCGATGCTCGTCTCCGGTTCCGGCTCCGCCGGGTCCGGGTTCGTCGCGCTCGTCATGCAGGGAGCCGGCAAGGCCGCCGCCCCCGTCAAGCCCGTCTGAGATCCTTGGAGATGCCAGGAATGAGAAGAGCGCGAATGAACGGAGATGGAGACGCGGGCCGCGAGTACGCCGAGATCTGGGGCGAGGCGGTGCAGGCGAACCGGAAGCTCAGAACGATCCTGATCTTTCTCTCCGCCAGCTGCGTCCTCGGCGTGTTCGTCCTGCTTCGTATCGCGGGCGCCGAGCCGCCCAAGCCCATCGTGATCCGCGTTGACGAGGTCGGTCGCGCCGAAGCGGTGGCATACGAGGCCGCGACCGCGCAGGCGGACCCGCTCGACCCGACGACCAAGTATTTCCTCAACCGATTCGTCGCGGACTTCCACTCGCGGCGCCGGGCCACGGTCGAGGAGCACTGGACCCGGAGCCTCCGGTTCCTGAGCACGGAACTCGCCAACGCGGCGTTCGCGCGCGACGGCGACGAGGTCGCGGGTGTCGCAGCCGGGACCGCCGAGACCGAGCGCCAGGTCGAGCGGGTCGTGCTCCGGATCCACCCCTCGCCCGAGCCGCCGCACGGCGCAACGGCCGACTTCGAGCTCGTGCATCTCGCGGCCGCCCGGGAGGTGCTGCGCGAGCGCTGGTCGCTCACGCTCCGGTTCGAGTTCCTGGACTCCGTCCCGCCCGAGCTGGTCGTCCACAACCCGATGGGACTCCTCATCACCTACATGCAGGCCGACCGCGCGCTCGTGACCGGGGACGAGCGATGATCGGACACCTCAAGGGGCGCGAGAAGGCGCTCGAAGCGTTCGGCTGGACCGGAAGGAAGGCCGAGTGGATCGCGCTCGTGTGCCTGCACAGCGGGGTGTTCACCCGCGCCCAGTGCGGACGGTTCATGGACGCGCACCCCGAGCAGGTCCGCCGCGTCGTCCACGCGCTGATCGAGCGCCGGGTCGCGAGCGAGGAGACGGAGCCCGGCATCGCGGGCATCGGCCGCGTCTGCCGGATCTTCTCACGGCCGGTCTACCGGGCGCTCGGAGCCGAGCACATCCGCCACCGCCGCGGCGCCTCGACCGAGGTCCTCATGCGCCGCCTGCTCTCGCTCGACTACGTCATCGAGCACTCCGATCTTCCGTGGCTCCCGACCGAGACTGAGAAGGTCTCCGCGTTCGACGCGCTCGGCATCGGGCGTTCGCTGCTGCCCGTGCGCGTGTACCGCGGAGCGGCCCGCGAGACCCGGCGCTACTTCCCCGTCAAGCTGCCCGTCGCGCTCGACTCGACCCGGGCCCTGTTCGTCTACGCCGAGCCCGGCCACGACACCGCCACCGCGCTCCGCTCGTGGGGCCGGGCGCACCGCGGGCTCTGGCGCGCGCTCCGAAGGATGGGCCGGTCGGTCGAGGTCGTGGCCGTCGCCCGCACCGCGCGCGAACTGGAGCGGGCACGCCGGGTGACGCGCGGCTGGGCCGGGGCCACCGGCGCCGGCGAGCCCGACGCCGGGACGGCGGAAGAACTGGCCCGGATCGAGCGGGCGATCGTGCAGGGCGCGGTCCACATCCTCGAGGAGTTCGGCGGCCTCCAGGCCGCGCTCAAGCGCAGCGTCGCGCTGGAAAGACAAGCCCGCCGGCAGGGCGGGTGCGGATCGATCGACCGCGGCGTCGGCTGGCGGACCGAGCGCCTCGCGAGGGTTCGCTTCCGATGAGCGGAGCGCCTGCCCTGCCGCACCGCGGCGTGAAAACGACGCGGGGGGTCGTTTCACGAATCCGCGCTCCGGCGATTCACGCCGGGCGTTCCGCTGATCCGCTTGCACGGTTGCGTCTTGCGGCCTCGCGGCCCGCCGGCCTGTTGCCGGACGGGCCGCATCGGCCGTGGCGGGAGCGACCCCCCTCGCCAGAGGCTCGGTACGGCATAGCGGCGAGCATGTTTTCACACCCTCGCCCCCATGCCTGGGTCGCTCCCGCAGCATCGATCCCTCCGGGAAGGGTGTCCGCTCCGTGAGGCCGTGGACGCTCGTCCTCATCGGAGTCGCGCTCATGGCGCTCGCCTGGCGCGCGTTCCTCGCGCCGTTCCCCGGTCCGGGCGGTAACCCGTATCTTGACCTGATCGCCGACCGCGATCCGGGCCTCCACCGGGCGATCCACCTCTGGCACTTCATGGCGCCCGGCGTGGCCGTGTTCCTGGCCGGGTCGATCGCGCTCTCGGTCTCGCGCGTCTGGATGCGGCCGCTCGCGAGGGGGCGCAACCGAGGCAGGCTCCCGGCGTGGCCCACGTCGCCCGCCGACGACGCGCCCTCGCTCGTGATCGGCGAACTGCACCACCCAACCGCGGCCACCGAGAGCGTGCGGCCCTCCTGGCTCGTGATCCCCGAAAAGGGGCTCTACACCGGCATGCTCGTCGTCGGAGCGGTCGGCACCGGCAAGACGACCGCGTGCATGTACCCCTTCGCGCGGCAGCTCCTCTCCTGGCAAGCCGACGATCCCGGCCGCCGCGCGGGCGCGCTCGTGCTCGAAGTCAAAGGGGACTTCTGTCATCAGGTGAGGCGGATCGTCAAAGACGCCGGGCGCGGGGACGACTACCTGGAGATCGGGCTCGGCGGCTCGCTCCAGTGGAACCCGCTCGACGACCCGCTCCTCGACTCCTACTCGATGGCCTACGGCGTGGCCTCCCTCATCAACCAGCTCTTCGGCAAGTCCCGCGAACCGTTCTGGCAACAGGCGTACACGAACCTCGTCCGGTGGATCGTCGAGCTGCATCGGCTGCTGCCGGTGGGCTGGGTCACCCTCCAGGACATCTACCGCTGCACGGTGGACGCCGAGCTCTTCGCCGAGAAGATCGGCGAGGCGAAGGCCCGCGCCCTGCGGCTATGCCCCATGCGGGCCGTCATCGCCGCCAAGGATCTGAACGCGCACAGGCAGGCGCTGGAGGACTGGGGCTGGGAAATGGCGGGCACCGGCAAGGTGGCCTGCCGCCTCGATCCGGACCGCGCCGCGCTGCTCGCGGAGCTGAAGGTCGAACACCGGACGGAGCCGGTCTCCGGCGCCGCAGGCAGCGAGTACGCCGAGCAGGTGCAGGCCATCGAACGATGGTACCTGCACGACTGGATGGCGCTCGACGCCAAGCTCCGCACCTCGATCGTCGAGGGGATCAGCGTCTTCCTCTCGCTCTTCGACCAGCCGGACGTGGCCGCCGTGTTCTGCCCGCTTCCGCCGGGGGACGATGCCCCGGCCAAGCGGACCGACGATGGGGAGGGCGCACCGGATGTCCAGCCCATGCCGGGGCTCCGCCGCCGACTGCCGCCGCTCAGCGACCTGATCGAGGGCGGCAAGGTTCTTGCGCTCAACATGCCCGCGGGCGCGAACCCGGCGCTGGCCCGCGCCATCGGCGTGCTGCTCAAGAACGCCTGGATGCAGGCGCTGCTCCGAAGGCCCGCGGAGGCCGCGCGGCGGCCCGAACGCTACATGCGGCCCGCCGTGTTCATCTGCGACGAATACCAGGCGTTCGCGACCGTCGGCCAGGACGATCCTTCCGGTGACGAGAAGGCGTTCGCGCTCACGCGCCAGTGCCGGTGCGTGCCCGTGGTGGCCACGCAATCGATCTCCTCGCTCCGCTCCGTGCTCCCCTCGGGCGAGGCCTGGCGCACCCTCGTCCAGACGCTCCGCACCCGGATCTTCCTGTCGCTCTCGGACGAGGCGTCGGCCAAGATCGCGTCCGAGATGTGCGGCTCCGTCATGAAGACGCAGGCCTCCTACACGTTCACCGAGACGACGGGGAGGCCCGAGTTCTCGCTGCTCTCCGGCCGCGCGGGCGGCGGGCGCGGCACCATCGGCGCGAGCAAGTCGTTCCGCCGGCAGCGGGAACCCGTGTTCACGCCGCGCGAGTTCGGACTTCTGGCCAACTACCAGGCCGTCTGCCTCCCCTACGACGGCGTCAAGTCGCTCCCGGCCACCCGCGTCTACCTGAAGCCCCACTACCTGCCGAGGACCCAGGGCTACTGGCGGCAACGGGAGGAGGGGCGGATA is a window of Gammaproteobacteria bacterium DNA encoding:
- a CDS encoding type IV secretion system protein; amino-acid sequence: MQLPPQSIDPNVPAQIPPGQLQDFKSFLDIVLDTVVGGAAPDVHALGLQLWGGLAAVMVAWTGLKIAFSGTFQPWEIVKLVIGIAIPRTLLHYYVVPIPGVGLTFPAMVAGGGIWLQNLFLSDVVSAGYTEMTALVQAYSAHLGAAWSTGNLLSVVTAGATVIFSSLVTLVMGASLVVCLLALFCVTYAQVIWAQVAIAIAILLGPVFIAFLLFEPLSFLFWGWFRTLMVYTLYGVVAGAVLRVFMGVGMGYITTYADALMGTGTADPFELWLWAVVLMPLVVSGLMAGLKVGELASMLVSGSGSAGSGFVALVMQGAGKAAAPVKPV
- a CDS encoding VirB8/TrbF family protein; the protein is MRRARMNGDGDAGREYAEIWGEAVQANRKLRTILIFLSASCVLGVFVLLRIAGAEPPKPIVIRVDEVGRAEAVAYEAATAQADPLDPTTKYFLNRFVADFHSRRRATVEEHWTRSLRFLSTELANAAFARDGDEVAGVAAGTAETERQVERVVLRIHPSPEPPHGATADFELVHLAAAREVLRERWSLTLRFEFLDSVPPELVVHNPMGLLITYMQADRALVTGDER
- a CDS encoding TetR-like C-terminal domain-containing protein, which codes for MIGHLKGREKALEAFGWTGRKAEWIALVCLHSGVFTRAQCGRFMDAHPEQVRRVVHALIERRVASEETEPGIAGIGRVCRIFSRPVYRALGAEHIRHRRGASTEVLMRRLLSLDYVIEHSDLPWLPTETEKVSAFDALGIGRSLLPVRVYRGAARETRRYFPVKLPVALDSTRALFVYAEPGHDTATALRSWGRAHRGLWRALRRMGRSVEVVAVARTARELERARRVTRGWAGATGAGEPDAGTAEELARIERAIVQGAVHILEEFGGLQAALKRSVALERQARRQGGCGSIDRGVGWRTERLARVRFR
- a CDS encoding type IV secretion system DNA-binding domain-containing protein, producing MRPWTLVLIGVALMALAWRAFLAPFPGPGGNPYLDLIADRDPGLHRAIHLWHFMAPGVAVFLAGSIALSVSRVWMRPLARGRNRGRLPAWPTSPADDAPSLVIGELHHPTAATESVRPSWLVIPEKGLYTGMLVVGAVGTGKTTACMYPFARQLLSWQADDPGRRAGALVLEVKGDFCHQVRRIVKDAGRGDDYLEIGLGGSLQWNPLDDPLLDSYSMAYGVASLINQLFGKSREPFWQQAYTNLVRWIVELHRLLPVGWVTLQDIYRCTVDAELFAEKIGEAKARALRLCPMRAVIAAKDLNAHRQALEDWGWEMAGTGKVACRLDPDRAALLAELKVEHRTEPVSGAAGSEYAEQVQAIERWYLHDWMALDAKLRTSIVEGISVFLSLFDQPDVAAVFCPLPPGDDAPAKRTDDGEGAPDVQPMPGLRRRLPPLSDLIEGGKVLALNMPAGANPALARAIGVLLKNAWMQALLRRPAEAARRPERYMRPAVFICDEYQAFATVGQDDPSGDEKAFALTRQCRCVPVVATQSISSLRSVLPSGEAWRTLVQTLRTRIFLSLSDEASAKIASEMCGSVMKTQASYTFTETTGRPEFSLLSGRAGGGRGTIGASKSFRRQREPVFTPREFGLLANYQAVCLPYDGVKSLPATRVYLKPHYLPRTQGYWRQREEGRI